Genomic window (Achromobacter sp. B7):
AACTTGAACTGGACGCCCCCGCTGGCGTGCCAAACAAAGTGTGGCTGTCGGCCGTGGCCATCTCGAACCCGCACGCGGTTCAGGTGGTGGATAACGTGGACACCGCGCCCGTTTCCGTTCAAGGCCCGCTGATCGAAACCCACCCGCGCTTTGCCCGCCGCGTGAATGCGGGCTTCCTGCAAGTCATGGACCGCCACAACGTCCGCCTGCGCGTTTTCGAGCGCGGCGCGGGCGAAACGCTGGCCTGCGGCACGGGCGCCTGCGCCGCCGTGGCAGCCGGCATCCGCCGTGGCCTGCTGGAATCGCCGGTGCGCGTGCAAACGCGCGGCGGCGTACTGACCGTTGCCTGGAATGGCGACCAACTGCGCATGACCGGCCCGGCCGAATCCGTGTTCACGGGGCAGGTCGACATCGACAAGCTCGTCTTCTCCATGGCGCTGAACCGCTGACCCTATGACTGATACCGCTTTCACCGCCCAAGACATCGCCGCCTTCCTGCAAGACCACCCCGGCTTCTTTGACGAACACGCCGACGTGTTCGCCACCATGCAGGTGCCGCACCCGCATGGCTCTCGCGCCATCTCGCTGGGCGAACGCCAGATCCTGACCCTGCGCGAACGCAACCGCGAACTGGAATGGCGCTTGAACGAACTGGTGCGCAACGCCACCGCCAACGAAAGCATCGGCACGCATGTGGCCAAGTGGTGCAGCCGCCTGCTGTCTGAAAATGACGCGCAGCGCGTGCCCGGCGAAATCGCGCTGGGCCTGGCCGAACAATTCGACCTGAACCACGTGGCGCTGCGCCTGTGGGATTTGTCCGAGTTGGCGCCCACCGGTTATGGCGAGCCCGTCTCGCAAGATGTGCGCACGTTCACCGACAGCCTGAAGACGCCGTACTGCGGCACCGACACCGATTTCGAAGCGGTGGGCTGGCTGGACAGCAAGCCCAAGTCGCTGGCCCTGGTGCCCTTGCGCCTGGAAGCCGACGGCCCGGCCGTGGGCCTGTTGGTGCTGGGCTCCGACGACCCGGAACGCTTTACGCCCGAGATGGGCACGGCGTTTCTGGAATCCGTCGGCCAACTGGCATCGGCCGCGCTGCATCGCTTGAACCCGGCCTCGCCCAAGGCCTAGCGCAACGCGACGGCGGGCGGACATGGACCAGAACTCGCACAACGCGCCCCCGCCCGGCAGTGCGCAGGACGGCGTCGATGCTGCCCCCGCGTCCGACAGCAAACGGTCCACCGTCGGCACCGTGCCTTCGCCCGACGGAGCAAGGGCAACCGCCGGCCCCTCGCAGCCCGACGCCGGCGACCAGGCGCTGCCCGAACCGATGCGCGCGTGGCTACGCCATCTGGAAACCAACCGCCGCTATTCCGTGCACACGCTGAGCGGCTATCAGCGTGAGCTGCACTTTCTGCACCAACTGGCCGACCGCGCCGGCCTGCCGCTGGACAAGATCGCCAACGGCCACATCCGCCAATTTGTCGCACGCCTGCATGCCCAGGGTCGCGGGCCACGCAGCCTGGCGCGCACGCTGGCCGCCTGGCGCGGCTTCTACCAATGGTGGGCCCCCGCCGTCGACCTGGCCGGGAACCCCGTGGCCGGGGTACGCGCGCCCAAAGCGCCGCGTGGCCTGCCCAAAGCCTTGTCCGTAGAACAAACCCAAGCCCTGCTAGACCGCGCGCCCGCCAAAGTGGCCAACGAGCCCGTCGCGCTGCGCGACCAAGCCATGCTTGAACTGCTGTATTCCAGCGGGCTGCGCTTGTCAGAGCTGGTTGGGTTGGACTTGCGCTACACGCGCACCCCCGATTACGAATCCGCCGGCTGGTTGAAGCTGGAAGAAGCCGAGGTCGAAGTGCTGGGCAAAGGCGGCAAGCGCCGCTCGGTGCCGGTGGGGCAGGCAGCGATTGCCGCCTTGCAGAAATGGATTGCCGTGCGCCAGCAGCTGTCGCCGCCCCACCCGCTTATTCAGGACGCCTGCGCCTTGTTCCTGGGCGCGCGCGGCAAGCGCATTTCTCCCCGCGTCGTGCAACTGCAACTGGCGCAGATCGCCCAAACAGCGGGCCTGCCCACGCATGTGCATCCGCACGTGCTGCGCCACAGTTTCGCCAGCCATGTGCTGCAATCGGCGCAAGACCTGCGCGCCGTGCAGGAAATGCTGGGCCACGCCAATATCTCGACCACGCAGGTCTACACGCGCCTGGATTTCCAGCATCTGGCCAAGGCCTACGACCAGGCGCATCCGCGCGCGGGCCGCAAATCCTGAACGGCCGGGGCTTACCCGCCGCCCGCCAACATGCCGCCCAGCAGCATGACACCCAACAACAACACCGCCATCGCGGCCAGTGCCTCTACGCTGTAGCGCAATCGCGCCGCGCCCTTGCTGGACAAGCGCTGGCCGACGCGCGTGGCCGCGCCGCCGGCGGCTACCGCCAGGCAGGCCAGCGCCGCCACCGTCAAACCGGTGCCGGCGCCCATGGCCAGTGCCGACGCCACGCCGGCCATAAAAAAGCCTTGCGACAACGCGAACACCAGCACGATCAACGCACCGCTGCACGGTCGCAGTCCCACGGCCAGAATGGCGGATGCGGCGCGACGCCAGCTCAAGCTGCCCGCCACCTGCTCAGGCGCGGGCACATGCGCATGTCCGCAACCGCAGTCGTCGTGATGATGATGGTGATGGTGATGTTGGTGGAGATGCGGCAACCCCACCGTCACGGACGCGGCGGACGCATACACCGGGATCGCATTCAACGCCGCAGCGCCCTTTGGCGAGGCGCCCTTTGGCGAGGCGCCCTTTGGCGGAGCGCCCTTTGGCGAGGCGCCCTTTGGCGGGGCGCCCTCCGGCGGGGCGCCCCTCGGCGGAGCGCCCCTCGGCGGCGATGCACCCGTCGTCAATCCGGCACCCGCCATTGGCACAGCGCGCTTGGACGTGGTCGCCCGAACCGTCCCCGCCACCGCCCCTTGGCGCCTGCCTGGCAGCAGCGGCCGAATCGCCTTGATCCAGACCAGCCACGCGCCCAACAACGTCACCAGCGCATACGACGCCAGCTCAAGCCAACGCGTCGCCTGGTTCATCGTGGCGGCGGTGGCGTTGAACACCAGCGCCAACACCGCGACCAACACAATCGCCACCAGCGCCTGGATCAATGCGGACGCCAGCGCCAGCAGCGCGCCGTTGCGCGCCGTCTGCCGATTGGCCAGCACGTAGGAAGAAATCACGGCTTTGCCGTGGCCGGGGCCCAGCGCGTGGAACACGCCGTAGGCAAACGACAGGCCGATCAACGTCCAGGCCGCGCCGCCATCGGCCTGCCAGGCGCGCGCCGCGCCCGTCAGTTGACGGTAGAAATGGCTTTGCCAGACAGACACCTGACCGAAGAAATTGGCCAGCCAGCCGGGGCCGCCCATGCCCGCCCCACTTTCCGGCACGCCGAAAGGATGCGCGCCCTGCGCCGCCGCCGCGCTCATGCCGCCAAGCAGCAGCAGCAACGCGAACCCCAGCACAGCGCCGCCACGGGACAACGCTAGGGGCATTGCACCTCGATGCGGTGCGTCAGCCCTTTGGTGATGGCAAAAAGTTCGTCCGGCAGTGCCTCCGGATCGGCCGGGATTGCGGCCAATTGCTGCATGGTCTTCCAATCCAGTTCCTTGGGCTTGCGATAGTCGGATGTGCAGGCCGACGCCTGCGGGCCGGCCAGCGACACCGCGCCTTTCTCGTCGAAGGCGTAAGCGACGAAATAGGTAGGGTCGTAAATGTCCACTCGCGCGCCCTCGGGGCCGATGGGCATCGGGCTCGCCAGCGGCAAGGTGAACGACAGCGTCAGGCGCGTCGTCTTCGGGTTCCAGTCGACACGCGCATCGCGCGGCGCCGCGAACGTAGCGGTCTGCCCGCCCACCGTGACGCGAGTGAAGTAGTGCGAGATAGGTTCACCCAAGGACCTCATCCAGTCGTCGGCCATGCCCTTCAAGGTGGCGGCGGGCAAGGCGCCGCCCTTGCCCTTGGCCATGCCCTGCGTGGCGTAAGCGCCGAACATTTCGTCAAACAGCCATACCTGGCGCACGGCGGTAACGCGCTGCTGCGCGTCGATGTCGACCACCGCCCGCGCATCGATCCACATGTGCGGATGCGCGCTGGCGGAGCCGGCCACCAGCATGGCCGTCGCGGCGGTCAGGGCTGCAAGGCCGCGGCAAGCTGACGTACGTTCCATTCAAACATTTCCATATAGGTCGCGCCGGGCTGTCCGGGCTTGGACAGGGCGTCGGAATAAAGCGTACCACCCACCTTGGCGCCCGTTTCCCGTGCAATCTGCTGCACAAGTTTGGGGCTGGAGATGTTCTCGACGAACACCGCGGGCACCTTGTCGCGCTTGACCTGTTCGATGATGCGGGCCACTTCGCCGGCCGACGGTTCGGCGTCCGTCGACACTCCCATCGCGGGGATGAACGACACGCCGTAGGCGTCGCCAAAATACCCGAACGCGTCATGCGACGTCACCACCTTGCGGCGGTCGGCGGCAATGGCGGCAAACGTCTTCTTGGCCGAGGCGTCCAGCGCTTGCAGGCGGGCGATATAGGCGGCCGCGCGCTGACGATAGGCGTCGGCATGGGCAGGGTCGGCGGCGGCCAGGCCGTCGGCCACGTTGCGCGCATAGATCACGCCGTTGGCCAGGCTTTGCCATGCATGCGGATCGGCGTCGCCGTGATGATGATGGCCATCGCCATCGCCACCGCCATCGCCGTGGTCGTGGTCGTGGTCATGATCGTGTTCAGCGTGCTTATGGTCGCCGCCCACCTGCGCGAACTTGCGCGGCGTGACGCCCTGTGAGGCCACGACCGTCTTGCCGGCAAAGCCCGACGCCTTCGTCAACTTCGGCAGCCAGGTCTCGAAATCCAGCCCGTTCACAAACAGCACCTGCGCAGCGGACAGCTTTTTTGCGTCGCCCGGCGTGGGTTCATATTCGTGCGCATCGCCGTCAGGCCCCACCAATGTCGTCAAGCTGACATCGTCGCCCCCCACTTCGCGAACAATGTCGCCCAGGATGGAAAAGCTGGCCACGGCCTTGAGCGGTTCCGCGGCGTGCGCTGCGCCAAGGACAGCCGACAGGCACAGGCCCGCGACAGTCAACAGGGCGCGGCGGCGCGACGGCAGAATGGAACGCATGGCGAATCTCCTTGTGAACTCAGGCTTGGCGCGTGCGGCGCGGTGCCCGCAGCAGCCCCCCTTGCGGGCCGCCAACGATGGAAAGCAGATAACAGGCGCCCGCCGCCAGGATGATCGACGGCGAGGCGGGTACGTTGAAGTGGTAGGACACGAGCAAACCGCTGATGGAGGCCAGCACGCCGAAGCCGGCCGCCAACGGAATCTGCCGGGCAGCCGAGCGCACCCAGAATCGGGCGGCGGCGGCGGGCAGCATCATGATGCCGACGACCATCAAGGTGCCCAGCACCTGGAAACCCGCCACCAGATTCACCACCACCAGCACCAGGAACCCCATATGGACCCAGCCACCCCCGCCGCCACTGGCGCGCAGGAACCCGGGGTCCAGGCATTCGGCCACCAGCAGGCGGTAGATGGCGGCCAGCACCAGCAAGGTCACGCTGGCCGTGATGGTCACCAGCAGCAGCGAGGCATCGTCCAGCCCCAGCACCGTGCCGAACAGCACGTGCAGCAAGTCCATGTTCGAGCCGCGCAGGGACACCAGCAGTACGCCCAGCCCCAGCGATATCAAATAGAAAGCGGCAAAGCTGGCGTCTTCACGCAGCGGAGTCAGGCGCGCCACCAGGCCCGCCAGCAAGGCGACGGCCAGGCCGGTGACGATGCCGCCCAGCATCATGGCGCCCAGCGACAAGCCGGACAGCAGAAAGCCCGCCGCCACCCCCGGCAGGATCGCGTGCGACATCGCGTCGCCCATCAGGCTCATGCGCCGCAGCACCAGGAACACGCCCAAAGGCGCGGCCCCCAGCGACAAGGCACACGCCCCCGCCAGCGCGCGCCGCATGAATCCATAATCCATGAAGGGCGAAAGCACCCATTGCGCCAGACTCATTGGTAGGCCCTCGCGTGCCACTGGCGCGCCATTTTCAGATTTGCGTCGCTTAGCGCGGTCGCGGTGTCGCCCCACGAGACCACAGAGCCCGACAGCAGCAAGGATTCCGGGAAGTGGCCGCGCACCAGATCCAGGTCATGCAGCACCGCGATAACCGTGCGGCCCTGGCCATGCAGCCCGCATAGCAGGGCCATCAGGTCGTCGGCGGT
Coding sequences:
- a CDS encoding DUF1007 family protein — encoded protein: MWIDARAVVDIDAQQRVTAVRQVWLFDEMFGAYATQGMAKGKGGALPAATLKGMADDWMRSLGEPISHYFTRVTVGGQTATFAAPRDARVDWNPKTTRLTLSFTLPLASPMPIGPEGARVDIYDPTYFVAYAFDEKGAVSLAGPQASACTSDYRKPKELDWKTMQQLAAIPADPEALPDELFAITKGLTHRIEVQCP
- a CDS encoding DUF484 family protein; the encoded protein is MTDTAFTAQDIAAFLQDHPGFFDEHADVFATMQVPHPHGSRAISLGERQILTLRERNRELEWRLNELVRNATANESIGTHVAKWCSRLLSENDAQRVPGEIALGLAEQFDLNHVALRLWDLSELAPTGYGEPVSQDVRTFTDSLKTPYCGTDTDFEAVGWLDSKPKSLALVPLRLEADGPAVGLLVLGSDDPERFTPEMGTAFLESVGQLASAALHRLNPASPKA
- a CDS encoding nickel/cobalt transporter, with product MPLALSRGGAVLGFALLLLLGGMSAAAAQGAHPFGVPESGAGMGGPGWLANFFGQVSVWQSHFYRQLTGAARAWQADGGAAWTLIGLSFAYGVFHALGPGHGKAVISSYVLANRQTARNGALLALASALIQALVAIVLVAVLALVFNATAATMNQATRWLELASYALVTLLGAWLVWIKAIRPLLPGRRQGAVAGTVRATTSKRAVPMAGAGLTTGASPPRGAPPRGAPPEGAPPKGASPKGAPPKGASPKGASPKGAAALNAIPVYASAASVTVGLPHLHQHHHHHHHHDDCGCGHAHVPAPEQVAGSLSWRRAASAILAVGLRPCSGALIVLVFALSQGFFMAGVASALAMGAGTGLTVAALACLAVAAGGAATRVGQRLSSKGAARLRYSVEALAAMAVLLLGVMLLGGMLAGGG
- a CDS encoding metal ABC transporter permease: MSLAQWVLSPFMDYGFMRRALAGACALSLGAAPLGVFLVLRRMSLMGDAMSHAILPGVAAGFLLSGLSLGAMMLGGIVTGLAVALLAGLVARLTPLREDASFAAFYLISLGLGVLLVSLRGSNMDLLHVLFGTVLGLDDASLLLVTITASVTLLVLAAIYRLLVAECLDPGFLRASGGGGGWVHMGFLVLVVVNLVAGFQVLGTLMVVGIMMLPAAAARFWVRSAARQIPLAAGFGVLASISGLLVSYHFNVPASPSIILAAGACYLLSIVGGPQGGLLRAPRRTRQA
- the xerC gene encoding tyrosine recombinase XerC, with the protein product MRAWLRHLETNRRYSVHTLSGYQRELHFLHQLADRAGLPLDKIANGHIRQFVARLHAQGRGPRSLARTLAAWRGFYQWWAPAVDLAGNPVAGVRAPKAPRGLPKALSVEQTQALLDRAPAKVANEPVALRDQAMLELLYSSGLRLSELVGLDLRYTRTPDYESAGWLKLEEAEVEVLGKGGKRRSVPVGQAAIAALQKWIAVRQQLSPPHPLIQDACALFLGARGKRISPRVVQLQLAQIAQTAGLPTHVHPHVLRHSFASHVLQSAQDLRAVQEMLGHANISTTQVYTRLDFQHLAKAYDQAHPRAGRKS
- a CDS encoding metal ABC transporter substrate-binding protein; its protein translation is MRSILPSRRRALLTVAGLCLSAVLGAAHAAEPLKAVASFSILGDIVREVGGDDVSLTTLVGPDGDAHEYEPTPGDAKKLSAAQVLFVNGLDFETWLPKLTKASGFAGKTVVASQGVTPRKFAQVGGDHKHAEHDHDHDHDHGDGGGDGDGHHHHGDADPHAWQSLANGVIYARNVADGLAAADPAHADAYRQRAAAYIARLQALDASAKKTFAAIAADRRKVVTSHDAFGYFGDAYGVSFIPAMGVSTDAEPSAGEVARIIEQVKRDKVPAVFVENISSPKLVQQIARETGAKVGGTLYSDALSKPGQPGATYMEMFEWNVRQLAAALQP